The following proteins are co-located in the Phragmites australis chromosome 10, lpPhrAust1.1, whole genome shotgun sequence genome:
- the LOC133931050 gene encoding uncharacterized protein LOC133931050 — protein sequence MLGVGVAVGVGGLGAAAASAPPLSSLPSLCRRRRQVQRCSWFCNPAAADERRDSSTSSRATRRRWWSDAYQDDLGEEEEEDAFPSLGGELFDEPWFSKVFKTYGYLLPVMLASMLVATGPRAFLMAMAIPLAQSAISFLLDAIWGRRRRSERDSRWRQQPFEEEEEEDWPSADYETGGGRNRNRNRDSSSSYRSWVSDDFDAATDADDYTTKSNNNRGGDGGSKSSGGGGGFGGWDELLHDDDDDDRSEEKNKASSSGGDTSTYFSPQATVEEDVDPDDDASSSPRVGLGMGAPIARRRRRPRRRMTTRSSKYRQAPLLMRLLVAVFPLLGSWFRLL from the exons ATGCTCGGCGTCGGCGTTGCGGTTGGTGTAGGAGGACTAGGAGCGGCCGCTGCCTCTGCGCCTCCGCTCTCCTCCTTACCCTccctctgccgccgccgccgccaggtCCAGCGCTGCTCCTGGTTCTGCAACCCTGCTGCTGCTGACGAAAGAAGAGACAGTAGCACGAGCAGCAGGGCGAcaaggaggcggtggtggtcCGACGCCTACCAAGACGACCTtggtgaagaagaagaggaggatgcGTTCCCCAGCTTGGGTGGGGAGCTGTTCGACGAGCCATGGTTCTCCAAG GTTTTTAAGACGTACGGGTACCTGCTACCGGTGATGCTGGCGTCCATGCTGGTGGCAACGGGGCCAAGGGCCTTCCTGATGGCCATGGCCATCCCGCTGGCCCAATCCGCCATATCGTTTCTGCTCGACGCCAtttggggaaggaggaggaggagcgagcGCGACAGCCGTTGGAGGCAACAACCgtttgaagaagaagaggaggaggattgGCCCAGCGCTGACTATGAAACAGGTGGTGGAAGAAACAGAAACAGAAACAGAGACAGCAGCAGTAGCTACCGGTCATGGGTTTCAGACGATTTTGATGCTGCTACTGATGCTGATGATTACACCACCAAGAGCAACAACAACAGGGGAGGTGACGGAGGTAGTAAaagcagcggtggcggcggcggctttgGAGGATGGGATGAACTCCTccatgacgacgacgacgacgaccgctCCGAGGAGAAGAATAAGGCATCCTCCTCTGGTGGCGACACTAGTACTTACTTCAGTCCCCAAGCGACTGTGGAGGAGGACGTGGATCCGGATGATGATGCTTCCAGCAGCCCTAGAGTGGGACTAGGAATGGGAGCTCCGATAGCAAGGAGGAGAAGACGACCAAGACGACGCATGACAACAAGAAGTAGCAAGTACAGGCAGGCGCCACTGTTGATGCGCTTGTTGGTGGCAGTTTTCCCGCTCCTTGGGTCATGGTTCAGGCTACTCTAA
- the LOC133931051 gene encoding uncharacterized protein LOC133931051 isoform X1 codes for MGHIADPAGAVVIGCKVLPIFNEHGIVDGAMKKMVHKIDGKKAVARVKELLKRAAQARPHSATVSGKKWKKVLSFQARAGAGAAAKGGQQQQHGEASDDVSCSSSKLSFKWDVGSCSSASASAVLYSPLSLVSAPAKAAEQMLTPSRKQQCMSRLSSMSQQSVIASMLYSSSSSSSSPKSMEQQAEEEEGCRVGHWITTDSDFVVLEL; via the exons ATGGGGCACATTGCTGATCCTGCCGGCGCTGTAGTTATTGGCTGCAAAGTGCTGCCGATCTTCAACGAGCATGGCATCGTCGACGgtgcgatgaagaagatggtgcATAAGATCGACGGCAAGAAGGCCGTGGCGCGGGTGAAGGAGCTTCTGAAGCGGGCTGCTCAGGCCAGGCCTCACAGCGCGACCGTCAGTGGCAAGAAATGGAAG AAGGTCCTGAGCTTCCAGGCAAGGGCGGGGGCTGGCGCTGCAGCGAAGGGAGGGCAGCAACAGCAACATGGAGAGGCAAGCGACGACGTGAGCTGCAGCTCGAGCAAGCTGAGCTTCAAGTGGGACGTGGGAAGCTGCTCATCGGCGTCTGCGTCGGCGGTTCTCTACTCGCCGCTGTCGTTGGTGTCGGCACCAGCAAAGGCAGCGGAGCAGATGCTGACGCCGTCGAGGAAACAGCAGTGCATGTCGAGGCTGTCGTCCATGAGCCAGCAGAGCGTGATTGCCAGTATGTtgtacagcagcagcagcagcagcagcagcccaaAGAGCATGGAGCAGCAGgcggaagaggaagaaggctgCAGGGTGGGGCACTGGATCACCACCGATTCAGACT TTGTGGTGTTGGAGCTCTAA
- the LOC133931051 gene encoding uncharacterized protein LOC133931051 isoform X2, whose protein sequence is MGHIADPAGAVVIGCKVLPIFNEHGIVDGAMKKMVHKIDGKKAVARVKELLKRAAQARPHSATVSGKKWKVLSFQARAGAGAAAKGGQQQQHGEASDDVSCSSSKLSFKWDVGSCSSASASAVLYSPLSLVSAPAKAAEQMLTPSRKQQCMSRLSSMSQQSVIASMLYSSSSSSSSPKSMEQQAEEEEGCRVGHWITTDSDFVVLEL, encoded by the exons ATGGGGCACATTGCTGATCCTGCCGGCGCTGTAGTTATTGGCTGCAAAGTGCTGCCGATCTTCAACGAGCATGGCATCGTCGACGgtgcgatgaagaagatggtgcATAAGATCGACGGCAAGAAGGCCGTGGCGCGGGTGAAGGAGCTTCTGAAGCGGGCTGCTCAGGCCAGGCCTCACAGCGCGACCGTCAGTGGCAAGAAATGGAAG GTCCTGAGCTTCCAGGCAAGGGCGGGGGCTGGCGCTGCAGCGAAGGGAGGGCAGCAACAGCAACATGGAGAGGCAAGCGACGACGTGAGCTGCAGCTCGAGCAAGCTGAGCTTCAAGTGGGACGTGGGAAGCTGCTCATCGGCGTCTGCGTCGGCGGTTCTCTACTCGCCGCTGTCGTTGGTGTCGGCACCAGCAAAGGCAGCGGAGCAGATGCTGACGCCGTCGAGGAAACAGCAGTGCATGTCGAGGCTGTCGTCCATGAGCCAGCAGAGCGTGATTGCCAGTATGTtgtacagcagcagcagcagcagcagcagcccaaAGAGCATGGAGCAGCAGgcggaagaggaagaaggctgCAGGGTGGGGCACTGGATCACCACCGATTCAGACT TTGTGGTGTTGGAGCTCTAA
- the LOC133931049 gene encoding U-box domain-containing protein 12 → MPARVAAEIAALPEPRGPLRRLCGDLARRIRLLAPLLQQLQEQEQDPSLPLADALGAARDLLCAVHDGSKIYQAMRGDGILDRFASVNTQIQLALDDLPYHTFDMPEEVHEQVALVHSQFKRAATRTDSPDMQLSKDLSSALADKTCDPAVLTRISEKLQLQTMADMKKESVALHEMVISSGGEPDGCVEEMSSLLKKLKDCVITESPTTETLGTRSGSIKHRSPIIPDEFRCPISLELMQDPVIVSSGQTYERSCIQKWLDSGHKACPKTQQPLSHTSLTPNFVLKSLIAQWCEANGIELPKNKANSHDKKAAKSSDYDHAGLVLLMNRLRSANQDEQRAAAGEIRLLAKRNVNNRICIAEAGAIPLLVNLLSSSDPRTQEHAVTALLNLSIHENNKASIVGSNAIPKIVEVLKTGSMEARENAAATLFSLSVVDENKVSIGHAGAIPPLINLLCDGSPRGKKDAATAIFNLCIYQGNKIRAVKAGIVVHLMNFLVDPTGGMIDEALTLLAILVSNPEGKAVIAQSEPIPPLVEVIKTGSPRNRENAAAILWSLCSADVEQTRAAKVAGAEDALKELSESGTDRAKRKASSILELMRQAEEA, encoded by the exons atgccGGCGCGTGTCGCGGCCGAGATCGCCGCGCTCCCGGAGCCGCGCGGGCCCTTGCGCCGCCTCTGCGGCGACCTCGCGCGCCGCATCCGCCTCCTCGCGCCCCTCCTCCAACAGCTCcaagaacaagagcaagaccCCTCCTTGCCTCTCGCCGACGCCCTGGGAGCCGCGCGCGACCTCCTCTGCGCCGTACACGACGGCAGCAAGATCTACCAG GCGATGCGAGGGGATGGTATCCTGGACAGGTTTGCAAGTGTCAACACACAGATTCAGCTGGCGTTGGATGACTTGCCCTATCACACCTTCGATATGCCCGAAGAAGTGCATGAGCAG GTTGCGCTTGTGCATTCCCAATTCAAAAGAGCAGCAACCAGAACAGATTCACCAGACATGCAACTTTCAAAGGATCTATCCTCTGCTCTTGCTGACAAGACTTGTGACCCTGCGGTTTTAACAAGGATCTCAGAGAAGCTGCAACTACAGACTATGGCCGATATGAAGAAAGAATCCGTCGCCCTGCATGAGATGGTCATCTCCAGTGGTGGTGAACCTGATGGCTGTGTTGAGGAAATGTCTTCATTGCTCAAGAAGCTTAAAGACTGTGTCATCACCGAATCTCCCACCACCGAGACTCTCGGCACCAGGTCTGGCTCCATAAAGCACAGATCTCCTATCATCCCAGATGAATTCAGATGCCCCATATCCCTCGAGCTCATGCAAGACCCTGTCATTGTTTCCAGTGGACAG ACATATGAGCGATCTTGCATACAAAAATGGCTTGATTCTGGGCACAAAGCATGCCCTAAGACACAGCAGCCCCTGTCGCATACCTCACTTACGCCAAACTTTGTCCTCAAAAGCCTGATAGCACAGTGGTGTGAAGCCAACGGTATTGAGCTTCCGAAGAACAAGGCAAATTCTCATGATAAGAAAGCAGCCAAAAGTTCTGACTATGACCATGCTGGTCTAGTCTTGTTAATGAACAGGCTGAGGAGTGCGAACCAAGATGAGCAACGGGCAGCTGCTGGTGAGATCCGTTTGCTTGCAAAGAGAAATGTGAACAACCGGATATGCATTGCTGAAGCAGGAGCAATTCCCTTGCTGGTCAATCTACTCTCCTCTTCAGATCCAAGAACACAGGAACATGCCGTCACAGCACTACTTAACCTCTCCATCCACGAgaacaacaaggcaagcattGTAGGCTCAAATGCTATCCCTAAGATAGTGGAAGTGCTGAAAACTGGGAGTATGGAAGCCAGAGAAAACGCAGCAGCGACACTGTTCAGTTTGTCGGTTGTAGATGAAAACAAGGTAAGCATCGGCCATGCCGGTGCAATACCTCCACTCATTAATCTTCTGTGCGATGGGAGCCCACGAGGCAAGAAAGATGCTGCAACAGCGATTTTTAATCTGTGCATATACCAGGGCAATAAGATCCGAGCAGTGAAAGCTGGAATTGTTGTCCATCTGATGAACTTCTTGGTGGATCCTACCGGGGGAATGATTGATGAGGCACTCACTCTTCTGGCAATTCTTGTCAGTAATCCTGAAGGCAAGGCTGTAATTGCACAATCAGAGCCAATTCCCCCACTTGTGGAGGTGATTAAAACTGGGTCTCCTCGCAACAGAGAGAACGCTGCAGCCATTCTATGGTCGCTTTGTTCTGCTGATGTCGAGCAAACGAGGGCTGCAAAGGTGGCTGGGGCGGAGGATGCACTCAAGGAACTTTCAGAATCCGGCACAGACCGTGCAAAGAGAAAAGCTTCTAGCATTCTGGAACTCATGCGGCAAGCTGAAGAAGCGTGA
- the LOC133931052 gene encoding uncharacterized protein LOC133931052 isoform X2, which produces MPASSSPGGRGSASSLPPRAMKRELAFALRSLSEISASPGRTRSGRPISSLPDPSSPSLKRRKRSDHPSAAAGLVSPPTPPIDAEPPKPTKPLLDPSDGSNPATADAPTSHESNAAEEVIVQQMMEVPPPSHAEASVLEVIAKPDVPMEDSAAGLNATPTLLESADAAGDHKCDNSNSNGRNPLQHAAGNALVPAPFVSEEDSAMPAATAELKLARRFTRSLLKNKPDEEGATAATESQAAPEDASMDLALLLDKPQRRFTRSLLKTKVEARPNITGIEFEDALDSTSDSPPSVKKMEMKMSKKVACLTKHPGNIRELLNTGLLEGMQVMYIIPHSKRSVLKGVITGCNIQCFCPSCNGSKAVSAYYFEQHAGSTKKHPADYIYLGNGNSLHDVLRASERSPLEALEKTIRSSIDPVVKRSCVNCLNCNEHILPSSQTECILCRGCLETKQPQDPPTPSYACKSNSSLTPSSKDYLLKKISSSKNSGSAGKVTNKDTGLHKLVFNVLLDGTEVAYYVDGQRKVDGYIKDQRIYCNHCNRVVSPSAFEAHAGEGSRRKPYDNIFTSNGVSLHELSMKISKDMERKTDDLCRECGQGGDIFPCKICPRSFHPACVGLPEVPSEWYCDNCRNLVQKEKALAENKNAKAAGRQAGVDSIEQIMKRAIRIVPISDDLGGCALCKKKDFNNAVFDERTVILCDQCEKEYHVGCLRSQWQVDLKDLPEGEWFCCSSCSETRSSLDKIISDRAQLLSEPDIDIIRKKHEAKGLCMDTSTDLRWQLLSGRIATEDDSILLSAAVPIFHQSFDPIIEAHTGRDLIPEMVGGRRPKDGMPGQDYSGMYCVVLTLGSSVVSAALLRVMGGDVAELPLVATSQILQGLGYFQALFSCIERMLTSLKIKHFVLPAAHEAEGIWMKKFGFSRIPQEQLEAYLNGAHLTIFHGTSNLYKAVKPLS; this is translated from the exons atgcccgcctcctcctcccccggtGGCCGTGGCTCTGCCTCATCTCTGCCGCCGCGGGCCATGAAGCGCGAGCTCGCGTTCGCGCTCCGCTCGCTCTCCGAAATCTCCGCCTCCCCTGGCCGCACCCGCTCCGGCCGCCCCATCTCTTCCCTCCCCGATCCATCATCACCATCTCTCAAGAGGCGCAAGAGATCCGACCacccgtccgccgccgccggtctCGTCTCCCCGCCCACGCCGCCCATCGACGCCGAGCCGCCAAAGCCCACCAAGCCCCTCCTCGACCCGTCCGATGGATCCAATCCTGCCACCGCAGATGCGCCAACGTCTCATGAATCCAATGCTGCCGAGGAGGTGATTGTGCAGCAGATGATGGAGGTCCCCCCACCATCGCACGCTGAGGCTTCAGTGTTGGAGGTGATTGCAAAGCCGGACGTGCCCATGGAAGATTCTGCTGCTGGACTGAATGCAACACCAACTCTGCTGGAATCCGCTGATGCAGCTGGAGACCACAAGTGTGATAACTCCAACTCAAATGGAAGAAATCCACTACAGCATGCTGCAGGCAATGCATTAGTCCCCGCTCCTTTTGTTTCTGAGGAGGACTCTGCCATGCCTGCTGCTACCGCTGAGCTCAAGCTTGCAAGGCGCTTCACACGATCGCTGCTCAAGAATAAACCAGACGAAGAAGGGGCCACAGCAGCTACTGAAAGTCAGGCGGCACCAGAGGATGCCTCAATGGATTTGGCTTTGCTGCTTGACAAGCCACAGAGAAGGTTCACAAGGTCACTGCTCAAGACAAAGGTTGAGGCGCGACCTAACATCACTGGTATTGAATTTGAGGATGCGCTTGACAGCACATCGGATTCCCCTCCATCAGtgaagaagatggagatgaagatgtcTAAGAAAGTCGCCTGCCTCACAAAGCACCCAGGCAACATTAGAGAGCTGCTCAACACCGGCCTGCTCGAGGGAATGCAAGTTATGTACATCATCCCTCATAGCAAG AGGTCTGTGCTAAAAGGAGTGATTACTGGTTGCAATATACAATGTTTTTGTCCATCCTGTAATGGATCCAAG GCTGTTTCGGCTTATTACTTCGAACAACATGCTGGAAGCACCAAAAAACACCCTGCTGACTACATTTACTTAGGGAATGGCAATAGTTTGCACGATGTGCTACGTGCATCTGAAAGATCTCCCTTGGAGGCTCTGGAAAAGACAATACGTTCTTCCATTGATCCAGTGGTGAAGAGGAGCTGCGTTAATTGCCTGAATTGCAATG AGCATATTCTTCCTTCATCACAAACTGAGTGCATTCTGTGTCGCGGTTGCCTTGAGACAAAGCAACCTCAAGATCCTCCTACCCCATCATATGCATGTAAGAGCAATTCCAG TCTGACTCCAAGTTCCAAGGATTATTTGCTAAAGAAGATATCATCAAGCAAGAACAGCGGGAGTGCTGGCAAAGTAACAAACAA GGATACCGGACTACACAAATTGGTCTTTAATGTTTTGCTTGATGGCACAGAAGTAGCCTACTATGTTGATGGGCAG AGAAAGGTTGACGGGTATATCAAGGATCAAAGAATCTACTGTAATCACTGTAACAGAGTG GTTAGCCCATCCGCATTTGAAGCTCACGCGGGTGAGGGATCAAGGCGCAAGCC GTATGACAACATCTTCACGTCAAATGGAGTATCATTGCATGAGCTCTCAATGAAAATATCTAAGGATATGGAACGCAAAACAGATGATCTGTGCAGAGAATGTGGTCAAGGGGGAGATATTTTCCCTTGCAAAATCTGTCCAAGGTCATTTCATCCAG CTTGCGTTGGACTGCCTGAAGTCCCTTCAGAGTGGTATTGTGATAATTGCAGGAATCTTgtgcaaaaagaaaaggcttTAGCAGAAAACAAAAATGCTAAAGCTGCTGGGAGGCAAGCTGGAGTTGATTCCATTGAACAGATAATGAAGAGAGCTATACGAATTGTCCCCATCTCTGATGACCTTGGAGGCTGTGCTCTATGCAA GAAGAAAGATTTCAACAATGCCGTATTTGATGAGCGAACTGTGATACTCTGTGATCAA TGTGAGAAAGAGTATCACGTAGGATGTTTGCGGAGTCAATGGCAGGTAGACCTAAAG GATTTGCCAGAGGGGGAGTGGTTCTGTTGCAGTAGTTGCTCTGAGACACGATCTTCATTGGACAAGATAATCTCCGATAGAGCCCAGCTGTTGTCGGAGCCAGATATTGATATCATAAGGAAGAAACATGAGGCAAAAGGTTTATGCATGGACACCAGTACAGATCTCAGATGGCAATTACTTTCTGGTAGAATTGCTACTGAAGATGACAGCATATTGCTCTCTGCTGCGGTCCCAATTTTTCAT CAATCTTTTGACCCAATCATTGAAGCTCATACTGGTAGAGATCTAATTCCTGAGATGGTTGGTGG GAGGAGACCTAAGGATGGAATGCCTGGCCAAGATTACAGTGGAATGTACTGTGTAGTGTTAACTCTGGG CTCTAGTGTTGTGTCAGCAGCACTTTTGCGTGTCATGGGAGGTGATGTAGCTGAACTGCCACTAGTTGCTACAAGTCAGATCCTTCAAGGGCTG GGCTACTTCCAAGCCTTGTTCTCATGCATAGAGAGGATGCTAACCTCGCTGAAGATCAAACACTTTGTGCTTCCAGCTGCCCATGAAGCTGAAGGAATCTGGATGAAGAAATTTGGCTTCTCTAGAATCCCTCAAGAACAG TTGGAAGCTTATCTTAATGGGGCACACCTCACTATATTCCATGGGACATCGAACCTGTACAAGGCTGTTAAACCTTTATCATAG
- the LOC133931052 gene encoding uncharacterized protein LOC133931052 isoform X1, with protein MPASSSPGGRGSASSLPPRAMKRELAFALRSLSEISASPGRTRSGRPISSLPDPSSPSLKRRKRSDHPSAAAGLVSPPTPPIDAEPPKPTKPLLDPSDGSNPATADAPTSHESNAAEEVIVQQMMEVPPPSHAEASVLEVIAKPDVPMEDSAAGLNATPTLLESADAAGDHKCDNSNSNGRNPLQHAAGNALVPAPFVSEEDSAMPAATAELKLARRFTRSLLKNKPDEEGATAATESQAAPEDASMDLALLLDKPQRRFTRSLLKTKVEARPNITGIEFEDALDSTSDSPPSVKKMEMKMSKKVACLTKHPGNIRELLNTGLLEGMQVMYIIPHSKLQRSVLKGVITGCNIQCFCPSCNGSKAVSAYYFEQHAGSTKKHPADYIYLGNGNSLHDVLRASERSPLEALEKTIRSSIDPVVKRSCVNCLNCNEHILPSSQTECILCRGCLETKQPQDPPTPSYACKSNSSLTPSSKDYLLKKISSSKNSGSAGKVTNKDTGLHKLVFNVLLDGTEVAYYVDGQRKVDGYIKDQRIYCNHCNRVVSPSAFEAHAGEGSRRKPYDNIFTSNGVSLHELSMKISKDMERKTDDLCRECGQGGDIFPCKICPRSFHPACVGLPEVPSEWYCDNCRNLVQKEKALAENKNAKAAGRQAGVDSIEQIMKRAIRIVPISDDLGGCALCKKKDFNNAVFDERTVILCDQCEKEYHVGCLRSQWQVDLKDLPEGEWFCCSSCSETRSSLDKIISDRAQLLSEPDIDIIRKKHEAKGLCMDTSTDLRWQLLSGRIATEDDSILLSAAVPIFHQSFDPIIEAHTGRDLIPEMVGGRRPKDGMPGQDYSGMYCVVLTLGSSVVSAALLRVMGGDVAELPLVATSQILQGLGYFQALFSCIERMLTSLKIKHFVLPAAHEAEGIWMKKFGFSRIPQEQLEAYLNGAHLTIFHGTSNLYKAVKPLS; from the exons atgcccgcctcctcctcccccggtGGCCGTGGCTCTGCCTCATCTCTGCCGCCGCGGGCCATGAAGCGCGAGCTCGCGTTCGCGCTCCGCTCGCTCTCCGAAATCTCCGCCTCCCCTGGCCGCACCCGCTCCGGCCGCCCCATCTCTTCCCTCCCCGATCCATCATCACCATCTCTCAAGAGGCGCAAGAGATCCGACCacccgtccgccgccgccggtctCGTCTCCCCGCCCACGCCGCCCATCGACGCCGAGCCGCCAAAGCCCACCAAGCCCCTCCTCGACCCGTCCGATGGATCCAATCCTGCCACCGCAGATGCGCCAACGTCTCATGAATCCAATGCTGCCGAGGAGGTGATTGTGCAGCAGATGATGGAGGTCCCCCCACCATCGCACGCTGAGGCTTCAGTGTTGGAGGTGATTGCAAAGCCGGACGTGCCCATGGAAGATTCTGCTGCTGGACTGAATGCAACACCAACTCTGCTGGAATCCGCTGATGCAGCTGGAGACCACAAGTGTGATAACTCCAACTCAAATGGAAGAAATCCACTACAGCATGCTGCAGGCAATGCATTAGTCCCCGCTCCTTTTGTTTCTGAGGAGGACTCTGCCATGCCTGCTGCTACCGCTGAGCTCAAGCTTGCAAGGCGCTTCACACGATCGCTGCTCAAGAATAAACCAGACGAAGAAGGGGCCACAGCAGCTACTGAAAGTCAGGCGGCACCAGAGGATGCCTCAATGGATTTGGCTTTGCTGCTTGACAAGCCACAGAGAAGGTTCACAAGGTCACTGCTCAAGACAAAGGTTGAGGCGCGACCTAACATCACTGGTATTGAATTTGAGGATGCGCTTGACAGCACATCGGATTCCCCTCCATCAGtgaagaagatggagatgaagatgtcTAAGAAAGTCGCCTGCCTCACAAAGCACCCAGGCAACATTAGAGAGCTGCTCAACACCGGCCTGCTCGAGGGAATGCAAGTTATGTACATCATCCCTCATAGCAAG TTGCAGAGGTCTGTGCTAAAAGGAGTGATTACTGGTTGCAATATACAATGTTTTTGTCCATCCTGTAATGGATCCAAG GCTGTTTCGGCTTATTACTTCGAACAACATGCTGGAAGCACCAAAAAACACCCTGCTGACTACATTTACTTAGGGAATGGCAATAGTTTGCACGATGTGCTACGTGCATCTGAAAGATCTCCCTTGGAGGCTCTGGAAAAGACAATACGTTCTTCCATTGATCCAGTGGTGAAGAGGAGCTGCGTTAATTGCCTGAATTGCAATG AGCATATTCTTCCTTCATCACAAACTGAGTGCATTCTGTGTCGCGGTTGCCTTGAGACAAAGCAACCTCAAGATCCTCCTACCCCATCATATGCATGTAAGAGCAATTCCAG TCTGACTCCAAGTTCCAAGGATTATTTGCTAAAGAAGATATCATCAAGCAAGAACAGCGGGAGTGCTGGCAAAGTAACAAACAA GGATACCGGACTACACAAATTGGTCTTTAATGTTTTGCTTGATGGCACAGAAGTAGCCTACTATGTTGATGGGCAG AGAAAGGTTGACGGGTATATCAAGGATCAAAGAATCTACTGTAATCACTGTAACAGAGTG GTTAGCCCATCCGCATTTGAAGCTCACGCGGGTGAGGGATCAAGGCGCAAGCC GTATGACAACATCTTCACGTCAAATGGAGTATCATTGCATGAGCTCTCAATGAAAATATCTAAGGATATGGAACGCAAAACAGATGATCTGTGCAGAGAATGTGGTCAAGGGGGAGATATTTTCCCTTGCAAAATCTGTCCAAGGTCATTTCATCCAG CTTGCGTTGGACTGCCTGAAGTCCCTTCAGAGTGGTATTGTGATAATTGCAGGAATCTTgtgcaaaaagaaaaggcttTAGCAGAAAACAAAAATGCTAAAGCTGCTGGGAGGCAAGCTGGAGTTGATTCCATTGAACAGATAATGAAGAGAGCTATACGAATTGTCCCCATCTCTGATGACCTTGGAGGCTGTGCTCTATGCAA GAAGAAAGATTTCAACAATGCCGTATTTGATGAGCGAACTGTGATACTCTGTGATCAA TGTGAGAAAGAGTATCACGTAGGATGTTTGCGGAGTCAATGGCAGGTAGACCTAAAG GATTTGCCAGAGGGGGAGTGGTTCTGTTGCAGTAGTTGCTCTGAGACACGATCTTCATTGGACAAGATAATCTCCGATAGAGCCCAGCTGTTGTCGGAGCCAGATATTGATATCATAAGGAAGAAACATGAGGCAAAAGGTTTATGCATGGACACCAGTACAGATCTCAGATGGCAATTACTTTCTGGTAGAATTGCTACTGAAGATGACAGCATATTGCTCTCTGCTGCGGTCCCAATTTTTCAT CAATCTTTTGACCCAATCATTGAAGCTCATACTGGTAGAGATCTAATTCCTGAGATGGTTGGTGG GAGGAGACCTAAGGATGGAATGCCTGGCCAAGATTACAGTGGAATGTACTGTGTAGTGTTAACTCTGGG CTCTAGTGTTGTGTCAGCAGCACTTTTGCGTGTCATGGGAGGTGATGTAGCTGAACTGCCACTAGTTGCTACAAGTCAGATCCTTCAAGGGCTG GGCTACTTCCAAGCCTTGTTCTCATGCATAGAGAGGATGCTAACCTCGCTGAAGATCAAACACTTTGTGCTTCCAGCTGCCCATGAAGCTGAAGGAATCTGGATGAAGAAATTTGGCTTCTCTAGAATCCCTCAAGAACAG TTGGAAGCTTATCTTAATGGGGCACACCTCACTATATTCCATGGGACATCGAACCTGTACAAGGCTGTTAAACCTTTATCATAG